From Streptomyces griseorubiginosus, one genomic window encodes:
- a CDS encoding cellulose-binding protein: MSSAPVSPQGFMAVRGRGYRPEQVDAFAAALSRDRDAAWERAARLTVLAKDMAAEAVRLREVVAELAPQTYEALGEGARRLFELGQEEAGAVRERARQEARRLVDEARAHADAVRDAAQAHADSVRSEAEERARHRLLAARAEADEIRVAARREVKEGRGEALAALREVRQRTIGMLAEQAKEHAERWAEVERAEERRAVGGDARDAERVARAEESLSEAKREFAAAEAAVRQSEEEAHARAAEILAQARAEEERIAGETERVLREHAARWDDVQAQMDQVRSSLTALTGRAAME; encoded by the coding sequence ATGAGCAGCGCACCGGTGTCGCCCCAGGGGTTCATGGCCGTACGGGGGCGTGGCTACCGCCCTGAACAGGTCGACGCGTTCGCCGCCGCCCTGTCCCGGGACCGCGACGCCGCGTGGGAACGCGCCGCCCGGCTCACGGTGCTCGCCAAGGACATGGCGGCGGAGGCGGTCCGGCTGCGGGAGGTCGTGGCGGAGCTGGCCCCGCAGACGTACGAGGCGCTCGGGGAGGGCGCGCGCCGGCTCTTCGAGCTGGGGCAGGAGGAGGCCGGGGCCGTCAGGGAGCGCGCTCGGCAGGAGGCGCGGCGGCTCGTGGACGAGGCGCGGGCGCACGCGGACGCCGTACGGGATGCCGCGCAGGCGCACGCCGACTCCGTGCGCTCCGAGGCCGAGGAACGCGCCCGTCACCGGCTGCTCGCCGCCCGCGCGGAGGCCGACGAGATCCGGGTCGCCGCCCGGCGCGAGGTGAAGGAGGGGCGCGGGGAGGCGCTCGCCGCGTTGCGCGAGGTACGGCAGCGCACCATCGGGATGCTCGCCGAACAGGCCAAGGAGCACGCGGAACGCTGGGCCGAGGTGGAGCGCGCCGAGGAGCGGCGCGCGGTCGGAGGGGACGCGCGGGACGCCGAACGGGTGGCGCGTGCGGAGGAGTCGCTGTCGGAGGCGAAACGGGAGTTCGCGGCGGCGGAGGCGGCGGTGCGGCAGAGCGAGGAGGAGGCACACGCGCGTGCGGCCGAGATCCTCGCACAGGCGCGTGCAGAGGAGGAGCGCATCGCCGGGGAGACGGAACGGGTCCTCCGCGAGCACGCGGCGCGGTGGGACGACGTACAGGCACAGATGGACCAGGTGCGCAGCAGCCTGACGGCGCTGACGGGGAGGGCGGCGATGGAGTGA
- a CDS encoding cation acetate symporter, which translates to MTGFSDSAQAMSLVAFSAVATLTLLLCVMTGPDGDDLDEFYTGFSSLSPMRNGLAIAGDYISAATVLGTGGVIALFGYDGVVLALSTALSLMLLMFLLAEPLRNAGRFTMGDAFARRMPGRPVRIAACLVTLAALLPLMLVQLAGAGQLLAFILGFDGDSLKTGFIIGLGMLMISYAAIGGMKGTALIQILKMVMLLGSGAVVAVLVMNRFSWVPGALFDTAARQSGVGQDFLNSGLEFAGGPYPRLDMITSQLAVVIGGACLPHVTMRMYTANSARQVRRSMSWAVSSVAVFVLVITVVGVGATAMIGRTVIAEADPQGNTAYLLGSRAAFGPEVSTGETFLFTAVTTALFLTLLASVAGMILACANSLAHDVFATRARSMSPRREILVARVSALAVGVPTILLATLIQHRSLQPLVILSFCVGASALAPALVFSLFWRRYTRTGLLCTLLGGTATVLALMPGTNLVSGSPVSAFPEADFNWLPFTTTGLISIPAGFALGWLGTVVSGRRKAEEQRGQYEAVEGWILAGAVRKGS; encoded by the coding sequence GTGACCGGCTTCAGTGACTCCGCGCAGGCGATGAGCCTGGTGGCGTTCTCCGCCGTCGCCACCCTCACCCTGCTGCTGTGCGTGATGACCGGTCCGGACGGCGACGACCTCGACGAGTTCTACACCGGCTTCAGCTCGCTCTCCCCCATGCGCAACGGCCTCGCCATCGCGGGCGACTACATCTCCGCCGCGACCGTCCTCGGCACCGGCGGGGTCATCGCGCTCTTCGGCTACGACGGTGTCGTCCTCGCCCTCAGCACCGCCCTGTCGCTGATGCTGCTGATGTTCCTGCTGGCCGAACCCCTGCGCAACGCGGGCCGGTTCACCATGGGCGACGCGTTCGCGCGCCGGATGCCGGGACGCCCCGTGCGCATCGCCGCCTGCCTGGTCACCCTCGCCGCGCTGCTGCCGCTGATGCTGGTGCAGCTCGCCGGGGCCGGCCAACTGCTGGCGTTCATCCTGGGGTTCGACGGCGACTCGCTGAAGACCGGGTTCATCATCGGACTCGGCATGCTGATGATCAGCTACGCGGCCATCGGCGGCATGAAGGGCACCGCCCTCATCCAGATCCTGAAGATGGTCATGCTGCTCGGGTCGGGGGCCGTGGTCGCCGTCCTGGTCATGAACCGGTTCTCCTGGGTCCCGGGGGCACTGTTCGACACGGCGGCCCGGCAGAGCGGGGTCGGGCAGGACTTCCTCAACTCGGGGCTGGAGTTCGCGGGCGGGCCGTACCCGCGCCTCGACATGATCACCTCGCAGCTGGCGGTCGTCATCGGCGGGGCGTGTCTGCCGCACGTCACCATGCGCATGTACACCGCCAACAGCGCGCGTCAGGTACGGCGTTCGATGTCCTGGGCGGTCTCGTCGGTGGCCGTGTTCGTCCTGGTCATCACGGTCGTCGGGGTCGGCGCGACGGCGATGATCGGGCGGACGGTGATCGCGGAGGCGGACCCGCAGGGCAACACGGCGTACCTGCTGGGATCGCGGGCGGCGTTCGGCCCGGAGGTGTCCACCGGAGAGACGTTTCTCTTCACCGCGGTCACCACGGCGCTCTTCCTCACCCTGCTGGCCTCCGTCGCCGGCATGATCCTCGCCTGCGCGAACTCCCTCGCGCACGACGTGTTCGCGACGCGGGCGCGGTCGATGTCACCGCGCCGGGAGATCCTGGTGGCCCGCGTCTCGGCGCTGGCGGTCGGCGTCCCCACGATCCTCCTCGCGACGCTGATCCAGCACCGCAGTCTCCAGCCGCTGGTGATCCTGTCCTTCTGCGTCGGCGCGTCCGCCCTCGCGCCCGCCCTGGTGTTCAGCCTCTTCTGGCGCCGCTACACCCGGACCGGGCTGCTGTGCACGCTGCTCGGCGGCACGGCCACGGTCCTCGCGCTGATGCCGGGCACCAACCTCGTCTCCGGCTCGCCCGTGTCCGCGTTCCCCGAAGCCGACTTCAACTGGCTCCCGTTCACGACGACCGGGCTCATCTCGATCCCGGCGGGCTTCGCCCTCGGCTGGCTGGGGACGGTCGTCTCCGGGCGCCGGAAGGCGGAGGAACAGCGGGGGCAGTACGAGGCGGTGGAGGGGTGGATCCTGGCGGGGGCGGTCAGGAAGGGGTCTTAA
- a CDS encoding DUF485 domain-containing protein has translation MSFDRSQPHPTYPWQPPEPPPEPAPRPTRHRSPIGHHSDLRILRGAYRRQRRTATFTALGYFTLFLVLSAYAPSFMASGLTDGLPTGLLLALLQLPVTWLAIALYEHTARRSVDPLADRIRKQSEVDARRGAATR, from the coding sequence ATGTCCTTCGACCGCTCCCAGCCGCATCCCACCTACCCCTGGCAACCCCCCGAACCGCCACCCGAACCCGCCCCACGTCCCACACGCCACCGCTCCCCGATCGGCCACCACAGCGACCTGCGGATCCTGCGCGGCGCCTACCGCCGACAGCGGCGCACCGCCACCTTCACCGCACTCGGCTACTTCACGCTCTTCCTGGTGCTGTCGGCGTACGCCCCGTCCTTCATGGCGAGCGGCCTCACCGACGGCCTGCCCACCGGGCTGCTCCTCGCCCTGCTCCAACTGCCCGTCACCTGGCTCGCGATCGCCCTGTACGAGCACACCGCGCGCCGCTCCGTCGATCCGCTCGCCGACCGCATCCGCAAGCAGTCCGAAGTGGACGCCAGACGAGGGGCGGCGACCCGGTGA